AGCAATCTATCCGTATGGTTGATGCGGGCTGCGAGTACGTGCGCATTACCGCGCCCAGCATTAAAGAGGCCAAAAACCTGGCCGAGATAAAAAAACAGCTTCGCGCCCGTGGTTACAATGTACCCTTGGTGGCCGATATCCACTTTACACCAAACGCCGCAGAAGTGGCCGCCCGTATTGTCGAAAAAGTACGCGTTAACCCAGGCAACTATGCCGATAAAAAGAAATTCGACCAGATTGATTATACCGACCTGGAGTACCAGGGCGAACTGGAACGCATTTACCAAAAGTTTGCGCCGCTGGTAAACATCTGTAAAGAGTATGGCACCGCCATGCGCATTGGCACCAACCACGGTAGTTTAAGCGACAGGATCATGAGCCGTTATGGCGATACCCCGCAAGGGATGGTTGAATCGGCTATGGAGTTTATGCGCATGTGCGAAACGCTGAATTATTATAATTTGGTGATCAGCATGAAATCGAGCAATCCGCAGGTAATGGTGCAGGCCTATCGTTTGTTAGTTGAAACCATGGTTGCCGAAGGCATGAACTATCCCCTGCACCTTGGCGTAACCGAAGCCGGCGACGGCGAAGACGGCCGCATAAAATCAGCCGTAGGTATAGGCACCTTATTGGAAGATGGCCTTGGCGATACCGTCCGCGTATCATTAACCGAAGAACCTGAGGCAGAAGCGCCCGTGGCTATCGAGTTGGTGAAGCGCTACTCTTTGAGGGAGAAGGAGGTTAAAGGCGAAAGGTTAAAGGCAAAAGGCAATGAGAATATTACCGATAAGAACCTTTCACCTTTCACCTTTCACCTTTCGCCTCAAACCCATAATCCCTACGAATACAAAAAACGCCACACCTACGAAGCTAATGCTTTCATTGGCGGGCATATGGTGCCAAGGGTGGTGCTTGATCTGTCAAAAAAGAACCTGAAAGATCCGGGTATTATGGCCGATGCCGGTTATATCTACTCGCCCTTGCTGGATAAATATAACATGGCCGAGCAGTCGGTTGATTTTGTTTACCTGGCTGATGAGTTACCGTCGTTTAACCTACCCGGTAACTTAAAGCAGTTGTATAACTACCAAACCTGGTTAAAACTGGCCGATAAAACCCTTTGTCATCCATTATTTACACTGAAAGAATATATCGGGGCCACCAACAAAACGTCAGTGTTAAACCTGGTGACGCTGTTTCCGGAAGATATTGATTCGGAAGAATTTGGCTCGTTACCGTTTG
The genomic region above belongs to Mucilaginibacter sp. KACC 22773 and contains:
- the ispG gene encoding (E)-4-hydroxy-3-methylbut-2-enyl-diphosphate synthase, with the protein product MNTDAVKLLQGRYCNSLTQYSRFVTREVNIGDVPMGGNNPIRIQSMTTTDTMDTMGTVEQSIRMVDAGCEYVRITAPSIKEAKNLAEIKKQLRARGYNVPLVADIHFTPNAAEVAARIVEKVRVNPGNYADKKKFDQIDYTDLEYQGELERIYQKFAPLVNICKEYGTAMRIGTNHGSLSDRIMSRYGDTPQGMVESAMEFMRMCETLNYYNLVISMKSSNPQVMVQAYRLLVETMVAEGMNYPLHLGVTEAGDGEDGRIKSAVGIGTLLEDGLGDTVRVSLTEEPEAEAPVAIELVKRYSLREKEVKGERLKAKGNENITDKNLSPFTFHLSPQTHNPYEYKKRHTYEANAFIGGHMVPRVVLDLSKKNLKDPGIMADAGYIYSPLLDKYNMAEQSVDFVYLADELPSFNLPGNLKQLYNYQTWLKLADKTLCHPLFTLKEYIGATNKTSVLNLVTLFPEDIDSEEFGSLPFDNSLVFVLETNALHGMADQRSFFFKMEELGLDVPVIVKRSYAFESESPEVGKSESEADLRSQISNLTSKLQLYAATDLGALLVDGFGDGIWIEAPEVDTKVITSTAFGVLQATRSRISKTEYISCPSCGRTLFDLMITTQMIRSRTSHLKGLKIGIMGCIVNGPGEMADADYGYVGSGTDKITLYRGKEAVKKNISAANALDELIGIIKDDGNWVEQE